From Sporolactobacillus pectinivorans:
CTTAAGCACGTATTTTTCACCTGCCTGCGTGACTTCCGGCTTCATCATAGAAAGTTTTGTCCCCGAAATATCAGCCGTCGGATACTGCAGTCTAAATGTCGCATTGTCCGCAGAGACAGTCTGAGTATTTTTAATCCTGGCAGCAGTCATATTCTGTTTCACATCAAATGTTTTCTGATCAATCGGTGGATTGACTTTAAAATGGCTGAAGTTCACCGTTACAATAATATTCTGGTCCTTGTCCTTGACCTGGACCATTTCGGGTGTCAGGTTTTTGTTCAAAGTGATGCTCTGGTTGGCAAGCTGCGTGGTATTGTAATTTGTCTTTGTGTCAAAGATATATTGATTATCTTTGATCTTAAATCCGGGATTGGGGTCATTTTGTATATCCTGATTCAATGAATGATAAAGATAGGCCTGGCTTCTGTTGTTCGGCCAGGTACTCTCGAACTGATAGCTCTTGTTCAGCTCGGGCGTCAGCACAAAAACACCGTCAGCATTGCGAAGAATCATCTGTTTATTTTCATTCTTGCTGTCAGTCAGAGCCACTCTGTAGTAATATGGCTTTTTAAAAGTAATATTTGCCTGGTATATCTGTTTCTTGCCGTTATGCTGAAAAGTCATTGTCGCGTCAGTCTGATAACTGTTCATTTGCTCAATTTTATTGCCGAGATCCTTAATAACATCTTTTTCAGACTTTGCGCCGCATCCCGATAACAGAACAGCCATCAGAATCGCCGCCAGCCCTACAACCGACCATTTTTTCATTTATAATCCAACCCCTTTGCCTCTATTCGGTGACAAAGGAGGGCCTCTATACTAGCGCGTCGCATTTTGATAAAGATGATGCAAGACGGGAGGAATATGTTCAATCAGATCCGATGCCAGCACATCCAATTCCGAGTGGTTGGCACGCACCAGATCATCAGCCAGAGCGCCATGCAGGTAAACCGCATTGCATACAGCATCCATCGTCTTCTTGTGCTGCAGGAGAAAAGCGAACAGGATACCTGTCAGAACGTCTCCGGAACCGCCCTTCGCAAGAGCCGCGTTTCCTGTAGTGTTTACGACCTGACTGCCATCAGGTGCTGTAATAATCGTGTTTTTACCTTTCAGCACAAGATAAACACCAAATTTTGCCGCAAACATCTTAGAAACATCGAAACGGCTGCT
This genomic window contains:
- a CDS encoding LolA family protein, which encodes MKKWSVVGLAAILMAVLLSGCGAKSEKDVIKDLGNKIEQMNSYQTDATMTFQHNGKKQIYQANITFKKPYYYRVALTDSKNENKQMILRNADGVFVLTPELNKSYQFESTWPNNRSQAYLYHSLNQDIQNDPNPGFKIKDNQYIFDTKTNYNTTQLANQSITLNKNLTPEMVQVKDKDQNIIVTVNFSHFKVNPPIDQKTFDVKQNMTAARIKNTQTVSADNATFRLQYPTADISGTKLSMMKPEVTQAGEKYVLKYSGKKPFTLIESKSVASLSIIPALATGDPANLGFAIGSVSDNTLSWSSGGTDYYLASDKLTQDELISVAQSMNGTVIK